The Rhododendron vialii isolate Sample 1 chromosome 6a, ASM3025357v1 genome includes a window with the following:
- the LOC131330622 gene encoding pentatricopeptide repeat-containing protein At3g26782, mitochondrial-like → MNAILSPNFLKHPTINHLNKLPILLSPSYTTTPSPTQVTLTTINQPLTSLQCGTLLQSLTNKKSLQLGQQLHAHTISSNTLQNNTYLYTKLAAFYANCGRLGEARVIFDRIVLKNVFLWNSMIRGYACNGQCTKSLVLYREMMSFGQKPDNFTYPFVLKACGDLGVVEIGRRVHCEVVVCGFETDVYVGNCLLAMYSKFGEMDMVKMVFDRMPDRDLTSWNTMISGYVRNGEPKESFLVFQMMGRTGLVADCATLLGLLSACVDMSSLKLGKAIHAYVVRNDLARVNGFLINSLIELYCSCNSMVSARQCFKEVTWKDTVSWNLLISGYSKNADALESLRLFCQMVLKGVNLDQVTLVSVLGACYKITALQFSMSVHSYIIKQGFRSHSMVGTSLIDSYSKCGDLACSRRVFDEMAEKTLVSWSAMVSGYGLHGMGREALSIFHDMMDIGITPDEGVFTSVLTACSHAGLVNEGKEIFHSMEKKYNVQPRLAHFSCLIDLLGRAGYLDEAYEFIKAMEIKPTSDMWASLLSACRLHKNVELAELSAQRVFEMNPKGVGSYVCLSNLYASENRWDDVEKVRALVRRKGLRKPPGFSFTELDKVVHRFLVGDKSHEQKDAIYDKLNELSQRLKEVGYKPDTSSVFYDVEEEVKEKMLWDHSERLAIAFALINTGPGAVIRITKNLRICADCHTVSKLISKLMCREIVMRDIRRFHHFKDGLCSCGDYW, encoded by the coding sequence ATGAATGCCATTCTCTCTCCCAATTTCCTCAAACACCCCACCATAAACCACCTCAACAAACTCCCAATTCTACTATCACCTTCATACACCACCACTCCCTCCCCCACCCAGGTCACACTCACCACCATCAACCAACCTCTCACCTCCCTACAATGTGGAACCCTATTACAATCCCTCACCAACAAAAAATCCCTCCAGCTCGGCCAACAACTCCACGCCCACACGATCTCTTCCAACACCCTCCAAAACAACACCTATCTCTACACCAAACTCGCTGCCTTCTATGCGAATTGTGGCCGCCTGGGCGAAGCCCGGGTGATATTCGACCGAATTGTGTTGAAAAATGTGTTCTTGTGGAACTCCATGATTAGGGGCTACGCTTGCAATGGCCAGTGTACGAAGTCCCTTGTTTTGTACCGCGAAATGATGAGTTTTGGGCAAAAGCCAGATAATTTTACGTACCCCTTTGTTCTGAAGGCTTGTGGTGATTTGGGTGTTGTTGAAATTGGGAGGAGAGTTCACTGTGAGGTGGTTGTTTGTGGGTTTGAGACAGATGTTTACGTGGGTAATTGTCTTTTAGCTATGTACTCAAAGTTCGGGGAAATGGACATGGTGAAGATGGTGTTTGATAGAATGCCTGACAGAGATTTGACTTCTTGGAACACGATGATTTCGGGTTACGTGAGGAATGGGGAGCCGAAAGAGTCATTTTTGGTGTTTCAAATGATGGGGAGAACTGGGTTAGTTGCAGATTGTGCTACTTTGCTTGGTTTACTCTCTGCCTGCGTTGATATGTCATCATTGAAACTGGGCAAAGCAATCCATGCTTATGTTGTACGTAATGATTTAGCACGCGTTAACGGCTTTCTGATCAACTCTCTGATTGAACTGTATTGTAGTTGTAATTCTATGGTGTCTGCAAGGCAATGTTTCAAGGAGGTGACGTGGAAAGATACAGTGTCGTGGAATTTGCTGATTTCTGGTTATTCAAAGAATGCTGATGCTTTGGAAAGCCTGAGACTTTTTTGTCAAATGGTTTTGAAGGGAGTGAACCTTGATCAAGTAACTCTCGTGTCTGTGCTTGGAGCTTGTTATAAAATCACAGCCTTGCAGTTCAGCATGTCTGTTCACTCGTATATTATCAAGCAAGGGTTTAGGTCACATTCTATGGTGGGAACTTCCCTTATAGACTCATATTCAAAGTGCGGAGATTTAGCATGTTCACGTCGTGTTTTTGATGAGATGGCTGAAAAAACTTTGGTTTCTTGGAGTGCTATGGTTTCAGGATACGGACTCCACGGGATGGGAAGAGAGGCCCTCTCCATTTTTCATGATATGATGGATATCGGTATCACTCCAGATGAGGGTGTTTTTACCTCTGTTTTGACAGCATGTAGCCATGCAGGATTAGTTAATGAAGGTAAAGAAATATTTCATAGTATGGAGAAAAAGTATAACGTGCAGCCTAGACTTGCTCATTTTTCCTGTTTAATAGACCTTCTTGGCCGAGCAGGATATCTAGATGAAGCCTATGAGTTTATCAAAGCAATGGAAATTAAACCCACAAGTGATATGTGGGCTTCTCTCCTTTCTGCATGTCGGCTCCATAAAAATGTCGAGCTAGCTGAGCTTTCAGCCCAGAGAGTTTTTGAAATGAACCCAAAAGGAGTGGGTAGCTATGTATGTCTTTCCAATTTATATGCTTCCGAGAACAGATGGGATGATGTGGAAAAGGTGAGAGCCTTGGTTAGACGGAAGGGACTACGGAAACCACCAGGCTTCAGCTTTACAGAGTTGGATAAGGTGGTTCATAGGTTCTTAGTTGGTGATAAGTCACACGAACAGAAAGATGCCATCTATGACAAGTTAAATGAGTTGAGTCAGCGGCTCAAAGAGGTTGGATATAAGCCTGACACAAGTTCAGTGTTCTATGATGTTGAAGAGGAAGTGAAGGAAAAGATGCTTTGGGATCATAGCGAGAGATTGGCCATTGCATTTGCTCTAATTAATACGGGTCCAGGGGCAGTAATTAGGATCACCAAAAACCTTCGAATATGTGCAGATTGCCACACTGTGTCGAAACTCATTTCTAAGCTCATGTGCCGTGAGATTGTTATGCGTGATATCCGTAGGTTCCACCATTTTAAAGATGGGCTATGTTCTTGTGGTGATTATTGGTGA